In Spirobacillus cienkowskii, a genomic segment contains:
- a CDS encoding ABC-2 family transporter protein, which produces MSLKIIKQTIICNFKKEFTYKIDFFCDIACNILFYSFQLIIFSTVFSYVNKVEEWSYQSFYLGFLFYIFIYFSIEAFTSSISNFFELLFEGKIAPLLCAPVSLLYLIFFRFFSPNKIIVSSLFFMYLLYYLFSNNIINIFNELFLLFLVLFVIILINLIYIFILNFLVLLSERQIPVEYIHGELFGLSLIPPTIYSSKIFYSLLAGFPIILSSSIPVFIFEHKKFYYLYYLFPIAIIFVLLTIIMLKKIKHYYGVFGG; this is translated from the coding sequence ATGAGTCTAAAAATAATAAAGCAAACAATTATTTGTAACTTTAAAAAGGAATTTACTTATAAAATTGATTTTTTTTGTGATATAGCTTGTAATATTTTGTTTTATTCGTTTCAATTGATTATATTTAGTACTGTGTTTTCTTATGTTAATAAAGTGGAAGAGTGGAGTTATCAAAGTTTTTATTTGGGATTTTTATTTTACATTTTTATTTATTTTTCAATTGAGGCATTTACAAGTTCAATTTCCAATTTTTTTGAACTATTATTTGAAGGTAAAATTGCTCCTTTGTTATGTGCGCCAGTGTCGTTATTGTATTTAATATTTTTTAGATTTTTTTCTCCAAATAAAATTATTGTTTCAAGTTTATTTTTTATGTATTTATTATATTATTTGTTTTCAAATAATATAATAAATATATTTAATGAATTATTTTTACTTTTTTTGGTTTTATTTGTTATAATATTAATAAATTTGATTTATATTTTTATTCTTAATTTTTTAGTTTTGTTATCTGAAAGACAAATACCTGTTGAGTATATTCATGGTGAACTTTTTGGTTTAAGTCTAATTCCTCCAACTATTTATAGTTCAAAAATATTTTATAGTTTATTAGCTGGTTTTCCAATTATTTTAAGTTCTTCAATTCCTGTTTTTATTTTTGAGCATAAAAAATTTTATTATTTATATTATCTTTTTCCAATAGCAATTATTTTTGTGTTGTTAACTATAATAATGCTTAAAAAAATTAAGCATTATTATGGGGTTTTTGGAGGTTAG
- a CDS encoding ABC-2 family transporter protein, whose protein sequence is MNLNKVIYDIKYMLQFWHIGLKETFIDRGMLVVDCLIGTTLPILVQLCFWNYAFSNNNEKFIQNYTFDKIALYVTVSVIIARLNNPWKMIEKFSDQIKSGEFDSYLIKPESHFNYFKNLFYGENIVYLVLLLIFLIPSFYIYSKFIFLIPLLLFLYFSQYICFQMGYIFGLCSFWLINSNFLGFMFYVLTFSLGGVLLPIEFWPEVLQPLLMYNPFRLIVSGVVDVAINPNMNKVITLSLMYIFYYYLFKILIIKLLALSKNVYNSGGG, encoded by the coding sequence ATGAATTTGAATAAAGTAATTTATGATATTAAATATATGCTTCAATTTTGGCATATTGGTTTAAAAGAAACGTTTATTGATAGAGGAATGTTAGTTGTTGATTGTTTAATTGGTACTACTTTGCCTATTTTAGTTCAACTGTGTTTTTGGAATTATGCTTTTAGTAATAATAATGAAAAATTTATTCAAAATTATACTTTTGATAAAATTGCATTATATGTCACTGTATCTGTGATTATTGCAAGGTTGAATAACCCTTGGAAAATGATTGAAAAATTTTCTGATCAAATAAAATCTGGAGAATTTGATAGTTATTTAATAAAACCAGAGTCGCATTTTAATTATTTTAAAAATTTATTTTATGGGGAAAATATTGTTTATCTAGTTTTATTATTAATTTTTCTAATTCCTTCCTTTTATATTTATAGTAAATTTATATTTTTAATTCCTCTTTTGTTATTTTTGTATTTTTCACAGTATATTTGTTTTCAAATGGGATACATATTTGGTCTTTGCTCATTTTGGCTAATTAATAGTAATTTTTTAGGTTTTATGTTTTATGTTCTCACATTTTCTTTAGGTGGTGTATTATTACCTATAGAATTTTGGCCAGAAGTATTACAACCATTGTTAATGTATAATCCATTTAGACTTATTGTTTCTGGAGTTGTTGATGTGGCTATTAATCCAAATATGAATAAAGTTATTACATTATCTTTAATGTACATATTTTATTATTATCTATTTAAGATTTTAATCATAAAATTACTTGCTTTATCTAAAAATGTATATAATTCTGGTGGTGGATAA
- a CDS encoding ATP-binding cassette domain-containing protein has protein sequence MNSLLYADKLSKYVLEREIPKNVEFLGRVKDYFFRSYQKKYIVNNCSLSLAKGETIAVLGKNGAGKSTLIKMMTGVIVPSSGELVVCNAKPHLREANFLKNIGVVFGHKNSLMWDLPLFDSLNLHKVIYHLEDKYYKTRLNYLLEILNLTKCLNSKIKFMSLGERVKANLVMNLLHEPVLVFLDEPTIGVDIESKNQIREFINYEKCQNKTSFVMASHDPSDIENCCDHIYILSDGEIAFSKKTEKIKDVYKDKIKIIVKKDVISQKYFNNLKSENNLVLKEYVNTYSMTFSKDLERIIVNSLIENNITSFELRIMTFEEILADMFDIAGNINNEDDDEFE, from the coding sequence GTGAATAGTCTACTGTATGCAGATAAGTTGAGTAAATATGTTCTTGAAAGAGAAATACCTAAAAATGTAGAGTTTCTGGGTAGAGTTAAAGACTATTTTTTTAGAAGTTATCAAAAAAAGTATATTGTTAACAACTGCTCACTAAGTCTTGCAAAGGGAGAAACCATTGCAGTTTTAGGAAAAAATGGTGCAGGAAAATCTACCCTTATAAAAATGATGACCGGAGTGATTGTTCCTTCAAGTGGTGAACTTGTTGTTTGCAATGCAAAACCACATTTAAGGGAAGCTAATTTTTTAAAAAATATTGGCGTTGTTTTTGGCCATAAAAATTCTTTAATGTGGGATCTTCCTTTATTTGATAGTTTAAATTTACATAAAGTTATTTATCATCTTGAAGATAAGTATTATAAAACACGCTTAAATTATTTATTAGAAATTTTGAATTTAACAAAATGTTTAAATTCAAAAATTAAGTTTATGAGCTTGGGTGAAAGAGTAAAAGCTAATTTAGTAATGAATTTGCTGCACGAGCCTGTATTGGTTTTTTTAGATGAACCTACTATAGGTGTAGACATAGAGTCTAAAAATCAAATTCGTGAATTTATTAATTATGAAAAGTGCCAAAATAAAACCTCATTTGTAATGGCATCTCATGATCCATCAGATATTGAAAATTGTTGTGATCATATTTATATTCTTTCTGATGGTGAAATAGCATTTTCTAAAAAAACAGAAAAAATAAAAGATGTTTATAAAGATAAAATAAAAATAATTGTTAAAAAAGATGTTATAAGTCAAAAATATTTTAATAATTTAAAATCAGAAAATAATTTAGTATTAAAAGAGTACGTTAATACTTATAGCATGACATTTTCAAAAGATTTAGAGAGAATTATAGTCAATTCTTTAATTGAAAATAATATTACCTCTTTTGAATTGAGAATTATGACGTTTGAAGAGATTTTGGCTGATATGTTTGATATTGCTGGTAATATTAATAATGAAGATGATGATGAATTTGAATAA